A portion of the uncultured Bacteroides sp. genome contains these proteins:
- a CDS encoding peptidoglycan DD-metalloendopeptidase family protein, with translation MKRFFVVLMLCFGSAAILFAQSNKLIKELESKRGSLQKQIAETESLLKNTKKDVGSQLNGLAALSGQIDERKRYISSINKDVETIGDELSSLERQLRGLQRDLTDKKKKYESSVQYLYKNKSIEEKLMFIFSADDLGKMYRRLRYVREYATYQRLQGEEILRKQQQVTRKKIELRQVKTAKENLLREREQEKVKLESQEKQKRTIVANLQKKQKGLQSEIQRKRREANNLNARIDRLIAEEIERARKRAEEEARREEEARRKAESKSESKSEKTTAAKSRTRKKAKPLESYSMNKADRELSSNFANNKGRLPIPISGSYIVTSHYGEYAVEGLRNVKLDNKGIDIQGRPGAQARAIFDGKVAAVFQLNGLFNILIRHGNYISVYCNLSSASVKQGETVSTKQSIGQVFSDLSDNGRTVLHFQLRHEKDKLNPEPWLNR, from the coding sequence ATGAAACGTTTCTTTGTCGTGTTAATGTTGTGTTTTGGTTCGGCAGCCATCTTGTTTGCGCAGTCTAATAAACTAATAAAAGAATTGGAAAGCAAACGGGGTAGTTTGCAAAAGCAGATTGCAGAGACGGAGTCATTGCTTAAAAACACGAAGAAGGATGTGGGTAGCCAGTTGAATGGTTTGGCCGCGCTTAGTGGACAAATAGATGAGCGGAAGCGCTATATTTCTTCTATCAATAAAGATGTCGAAACCATTGGAGATGAACTCTCTTCTTTAGAACGCCAGCTTCGTGGTTTGCAAAGGGATTTAACTGATAAAAAGAAAAAATACGAATCGTCTGTTCAATACCTATATAAAAATAAGTCAATAGAAGAAAAGTTAATGTTTATCTTTTCCGCTGATGATTTAGGCAAAATGTATCGTCGCTTGAGATATGTTCGCGAATACGCTACTTACCAAAGGTTGCAAGGAGAGGAAATCCTTAGAAAACAACAGCAGGTTACTCGTAAGAAGATCGAACTGCGTCAAGTGAAGACGGCTAAAGAGAATTTGTTGAGGGAGCGTGAACAAGAAAAAGTAAAATTAGAATCACAGGAAAAGCAAAAACGTACCATTGTAGCCAATTTGCAGAAGAAACAAAAAGGACTACAAAGTGAGATTCAGCGCAAACGCCGTGAAGCGAATAATCTAAATGCTCGTATTGATCGATTGATTGCAGAAGAGATAGAACGAGCTCGTAAGCGTGCTGAAGAGGAAGCTCGACGTGAGGAAGAGGCCCGTCGCAAAGCCGAGTCCAAGTCTGAAAGTAAATCTGAAAAGACTACTGCTGCAAAATCACGTACGAGGAAAAAAGCTAAGCCGCTGGAGAGCTATTCTATGAATAAAGCCGACCGTGAACTTTCAAGTAATTTTGCAAATAATAAAGGTAGACTGCCGATTCCTATTTCGGGCTCTTATATTGTAACCAGTCATTACGGCGAGTACGCTGTAGAAGGATTGCGAAACGTGAAACTAGACAATAAGGGCATCGACATACAAGGGCGTCCCGGTGCTCAGGCGCGAGCTATTTTTGATGGTAAGGTGGCGGCTGTATTCCAGCTCAATGGACTATTTAATATCTTGATTCGCCATGGGAACTATATTTCTGTTTATTGCAACCTTTCTTCTGCTTCTGTGAAACAGGGCGAAACGGTGAGCACAAAACAGAGTATCGGACAAGTTTTCTCAGACTTAAGTGACAATGGCCGTACAGTGTTGCATTTTCAGCTACGACACGAGAAAGACAAATTAAATCCTGAGCCTTGGCTCAATCGATAG
- a CDS encoding tetratricopeptide repeat protein, whose product MQKRDKLLSNAISDTLTFEQQRKYDYFFLEATRLKSKGEYDSAFELFKHCLDLSPSSSSALYEIAQFYLFLKQMPLGQDALEKAVANDPENYWYSQALANLYQQQEKKEKAISFLESMVSRFPTRRESLFSLVDLYNQQKDYTKVIATLDRLEGILGKNEQLSMEKFRIYLQMEDDKKAFQEIESLAKEYPMDMRYLTLLGDVYLQNGKNKEAYDTYQKVLAVEPDNAMALFSLASYYEQTGQKKLYEQQLDTLLMNRKVPAETKVNVMREFIVQSEQEGKDSTQVMAIFERMMQQDTEDSQIPMLYSQYLLSKGMEKKSIPVLRQVIQIDPTNTAARMMLLGSAVRANDYEEVIKLCEPGIEATPESLELYFYLGIAYYQADRWDDALDVYKKALTHVTAESKKEVVSDFYSMMGDIYHTKKQIAQAYAAYDSALVYNSSNIGALNNYAYYLSVERRDLDKAEEMSYKTVKAEPNNATYLDTYAWILFEKGNYAEARIYMDDAIKNGGDKSDVVVEHCGDIYYMTGDVKGAMEYWRKALDMGSKSETLKRKIEKKKYIAE is encoded by the coding sequence ATGCAAAAGCGTGATAAATTGCTATCGAATGCCATTTCTGACACACTCACGTTTGAGCAACAACGAAAATACGATTATTTCTTTCTGGAGGCAACCCGCCTCAAATCAAAAGGGGAATATGATTCAGCATTCGAATTATTTAAACATTGTCTTGATCTGAGCCCCAGTTCATCTTCGGCACTTTATGAGATAGCTCAATTTTATTTGTTTCTTAAGCAAATGCCACTAGGACAAGATGCTCTTGAAAAAGCAGTGGCAAATGATCCGGAGAACTATTGGTATAGTCAGGCGCTGGCCAATTTGTATCAACAGCAAGAAAAAAAAGAAAAGGCCATTTCGTTTCTTGAATCAATGGTTTCTCGTTTTCCTACCCGAAGAGAATCTTTGTTTAGTCTGGTCGATCTGTATAATCAACAAAAAGACTATACGAAAGTAATTGCTACATTGGATCGTTTGGAGGGTATCCTTGGAAAGAATGAGCAACTCAGCATGGAGAAGTTCCGCATTTATCTCCAGATGGAAGATGATAAGAAGGCCTTTCAGGAGATAGAAAGCCTCGCCAAGGAATATCCGATGGATATGCGATACCTGACTTTACTAGGCGATGTTTATCTACAAAACGGTAAGAATAAGGAAGCTTATGATACCTATCAAAAAGTATTGGCTGTGGAACCGGATAATGCCATGGCACTTTTTTCGTTGGCCTCTTATTATGAGCAAACCGGGCAAAAGAAACTGTACGAACAACAGCTTGACACGTTGTTAATGAACCGAAAGGTACCAGCCGAGACAAAAGTGAACGTTATGCGTGAATTCATCGTGCAATCAGAACAAGAGGGTAAGGATAGCACACAAGTAATGGCAATCTTTGAGCGCATGATGCAACAAGACACTGAAGATTCACAGATACCAATGCTTTATTCGCAATATTTATTATCAAAAGGTATGGAAAAGAAGTCCATTCCGGTACTCAGGCAAGTCATTCAGATAGATCCTACAAATACGGCCGCCCGAATGATGCTCTTGGGATCAGCTGTTCGTGCAAACGATTATGAAGAAGTGATTAAACTGTGTGAGCCAGGCATTGAGGCTACTCCCGAATCTCTCGAACTTTATTTTTATCTGGGTATCGCTTATTATCAAGCAGACCGATGGGATGATGCCTTGGATGTCTATAAGAAAGCATTGACGCATGTTACTGCCGAGAGCAAAAAAGAGGTGGTATCTGACTTTTATAGCATGATGGGAGACATTTACCATACAAAGAAGCAGATTGCACAAGCTTATGCGGCTTATGACTCTGCATTGGTTTATAATTCATCAAACATAGGTGCGCTTAATAATTATGCTTATTACTTGTCGGTAGAACGTCGTGATTTGGATAAGGCCGAGGAGATGAGTTATAAAACGGTGAAAGCGGAACCCAATAATGCGACCTACTTAGATACGTATGCATGGATACTTTTCGAAAAAGGTAATTATGCTGAAGCTCGTATTTATATGGATGATGCCATTAAGAACGGTGGTGATAAGAGTGACGTGGTGGTAGAGCATTGCGGGGATATCTATTATATGACGGGTGATGTCAAAGGAGCCATGGAATATTGGCGCAAAGCCCTTGATATGGGAAGCAAATCGGAGACATTAAAACGGAAAATAGAAAAGAAAAAATACATAGCTGAATGA
- a CDS encoding DUF4292 domain-containing protein: protein MKRITKTLAFLLLCVALLTGCKSARTIVAPAEPETPRYLSSKIQLTVPYKGDKVTMGGYMKMKSEERIQLSVQLPILRTEVARIEITPDEVLLLDRMNKRFVRAGKSELTPLLPKGSNFAKLEKLLFDASQAGGKSTFTGKELGVSSLNDARLQLYDFSASEIELIPTEVSAKYTQVELNDLIKLFLTL from the coding sequence ATGAAAAGAATAACAAAAACACTGGCCTTTCTGCTTCTCTGTGTTGCATTGCTGACAGGTTGTAAAAGTGCACGCACAATCGTAGCACCGGCTGAGCCGGAGACGCCTCGCTACTTGTCTTCAAAAATTCAGCTTACCGTTCCTTACAAAGGAGATAAAGTAACGATGGGTGGGTATATGAAAATGAAGAGTGAAGAACGAATTCAATTATCAGTGCAGTTGCCTATTCTTCGAACAGAAGTGGCCCGAATTGAAATTACTCCTGATGAAGTATTGCTTCTTGATCGCATGAATAAACGTTTTGTTCGTGCCGGAAAGAGCGAACTAACTCCTTTACTTCCTAAAGGTAGCAACTTTGCTAAACTTGAAAAATTATTGTTTGATGCTTCTCAAGCAGGAGGTAAATCAACTTTCACCGGTAAAGAATTGGGCGTTTCTTCTCTGAATGATGCCCGTTTGCAGTTGTATGACTTTTCTGCTTCTGAGATAGAACTTATTCCTACCGAAGTTTCTGCTAAATATACCCAAGTGGAATTAAATGATTTGATAAAACTGTTCCTGACTCTATGA
- the dut gene encoding dUTP diphosphatase, which translates to MNIQVINKSKHPLPAYATELSAGMDIRANISEPITLAPLQRCLVPTGLYIALPQGYEAQVRPRSGLAIKKGITVLNSPGTIDADYRGEVCIILVNLSAESFVIEDGERIAQMVIARHEQAKWQEVEVLSETERGAGGFGHTGRG; encoded by the coding sequence ATGAATATACAAGTCATTAATAAATCAAAGCATCCTCTTCCCGCATACGCTACCGAGCTATCAGCCGGAATGGATATTCGTGCGAATATATCCGAACCTATCACATTGGCCCCTTTGCAAAGATGCTTGGTTCCTACAGGTTTGTATATTGCCCTTCCTCAGGGCTACGAAGCGCAGGTAAGACCTCGCAGTGGTTTGGCCATCAAGAAAGGCATCACTGTTCTTAATTCTCCGGGAACAATTGACGCTGACTATCGCGGGGAAGTTTGCATTATTTTGGTAAATCTTTCGGCCGAATCATTTGTTATTGAAGATGGTGAACGCATTGCTCAGATGGTTATAGCCCGACACGAACAAGCAAAATGGCAAGAAGTAGAGGTCTTGAGTGAAACAGAACGTGGTGCCGGAGGTTTTGGGCATACAGGCAGAGGTTGA